Genomic window (Bacteroidales bacterium):
AGACTTTCTTCCGGGAATTCAGGCTTATGAAGCTTACGGACATACTCCCGGGCATACGGTTTATCTCTTTACATCTTCCGAGAAACAATTTCTGATTATTGGTGATGTGATTAATGTTGCTGCCATACAATTTCCATATCCGAATATTCCCGCAATTTACGACAAAAATGCCGAAGAGGCTTCAGCTACTAAAGTTATTGTGCTTGATTTTGCGTCAAAACACAATATTCCAATTGCCGGAATGCACATTTCTTACCCGGGCATGGGAAATGTTACAAAAAATAATAAAGGCGGTTTCATCTTCAAACCAATGAAATAATCTTAATAAATGAATTTCGTATCAAACTTACATTTGATTTACATTTCCTGATTTTTAACTGTAAACTATTCTGTTATGAAAAAAATTACATTAACATTAGTAATAACATTATTCGCCTTATCTTCCTTAGCGCAGAAGAACATTGACATTAATATTACAGGAATTGATGAGATAAAAGGTCAGATTGTTGTTCTTGTTTTTGATAATCCCGATAATTTCCCAAAGGATCAGAAACTTGCCAAATTTTTTAATTTTCCGGTAACAAGTAAAGAAATGACTGTTTGCGTAAAAGATCTTCAAGTACAGAATTATGCTATTTTTATTTATCACGACAAAGACAACAACGGTAAATGTAATCAAAATTTCATAGGTATGCCTACGGAAAAGATTGGATTTTCAAACAACATTCGTCCTAAACTCAAGGCTCCGAAATTCAATGAAGCAAAAGTTGACACAGAAACAAATGAAATTAGTGTCGAATTGTATAAAATGTGATAAAGATAATAAATTTATTTGTCATGACAAATAAATTTATTATCTTTGCGATGTTAATCAAAAAAGATAAAGTATGAACCAAAAACAATTTGTTGAATATTATCGTAAAGGATTCGGCGATAAGGCAGAATTGCCATTAGCATTTTGGTATTCCGATAAAGCAATTGCAGAGCCGATTGAACATAAAGGTTGCTATATAGGCGCAATGCAAGCAGCACGATATGGCGAAATTTTAAGTAGTAAAGCCGAAAACATTTCCTGCCCCGGCGGAAGATTATGGTCTGGTTTCGTTCCGCAACGTCCTAATTTGCCACATTTTATCTCTGTAATTGAACGTTACAAAAAAGATGAAGAGTTAGCTGCAGAATTTCTTAATAGTTTTCCGCGAGAAGAGCAAGCCGGAAAATGTATCAATTTTGCAAGAATTGATAAAATTGATTCTTTCGACAACTTAGAAGGTATTATTTTCTTCGCAACACCCGACATTCTTTCGGGTTTGGTTTCATGGTGTATGTTCGATACAAACGACGCAAATGCCGTGAGTGCTCCTTTCGGTTCCGGATGCAGCTCCATAATTACTCAAGTTCTTCAAGAAAATAGAAATGGCGGAAAACAAACATTTATAGGAATGTTTGACCCATCGGCACGACTGAGTGTTGAGGAAAATATTTTAACTTACTCTATTCCAATTGAACGATTTAAAGAAATGTGCGGAACAATGACGGAAACATTTCTGATTATGGAAACCAAAGATTGGAAAAAAGTTAAAGAACGTATTAATCATGAATGATCTTGATAAAATTGTTAACCATCGTTTAGCAACTGTTTCTCTTCTTTCGCGAAGATTGGTTTTCAGGATAATTGCAGAATCTGGAGTTGATATTACTCCCGAGCAATGGACATTATTGTATTATTTATGGAAAGAAAACGGACAATCAATCGGTGAGCTGTCAAAAGCTACTCAAAAAGATTTTGCCAATGTAACCCGAATTGTTGAAAAACTCATTGAGCATGGCTATGTAAAAAAGGAAAGAGATGTAAATGATAACCGGAGTTTTCGCATTTTTATCCTTCCGAAAGCTAATGAGATAAAAAATGATATAAAGAAAGTACAGGAAAAAATGCAGGATATTTCATTAAATGGAATAAATGATGACGAACAAATATTTATAATGCAGATTCTTGATAAGATGGAGAAAAATATTTTGAAACAATTAACAAGCGATAATAAATAAATGAATTAATATTCAATGTAATAAACTTTATCAATTCATTCAGTTTTATTGGTTTGCACCAAAACAATTTCAATATTTCAAAACATATCGCCTCAAAAAATATTATTTCCTTCGAAACTCCAATGGTGTCATTCCAACATGTTCTTTAAAAAACTTTCCGAAGAAAGATTGATTTGGAAAGTTTAATTCATCCGAAATCTGTAATACCGTTAAATCCGTAGATTTCAAGAGCATTTTAACTTCAATAATAATTGCCTGGTGTATCCAAAACAAAACCGTTTTTCCCGTAACTTCTTTTATTATTGATGATAAATATTTTGGAGTTATACAAAGTTTATCCGCATAAAAAGCAACAGTTCTATCTTGTTTATAATTAACTCTCAACAATTTAAAGAAATCAGTGGTAATTTCTTCCGCACGTGAAGAAGGAGAAGGCAATGCTCCTACCCTCATATTATAAAGTCCGATCATTTCTAAAAGCATTGTATAAAGAATTCCTTTAACAATTTCCACGCGGTAAGGTTGTTCGAACTGGTTGTGTTGCTTTACGATCAAAGCATAATATTCAATCAAATCCTCCATCGCATCCTTCGGCACTTCCATACATGGCAAATGTCCGAAATTCATCATAGTATAAAAATCTCGCGGCAAAGGGAGTCCGGCAATAAAATCAACAGAAACAAACAACTTTTCAATAAAAAAGTCGTCGGATTTATCTATAATTGTAATAACCTGATTCGGCATAATGGCAATAATAGTATTGGGTTTCAGATCATATTCCCGAAAATTTATCCTAAGTTTCGCACTTCCTCTTAAACATAATCCCAAGACAATTCCGGAAAACATAAATGGGTCGTTGAACAAAATTTTTTGAGAAATCAAATTATTATTATCCGGCAGAATGAAATTTTTTATACCATAATTATTATCAACGTTTTCTAAATCAGCAATTAAAATCCTATTTGATTTAATATTAGTCATATTTTTATACGTTAAAACTTTACAAAGATAAAAATATTATAGTAATACGGATTTTACGTATTAATAAACCTCAGATTGCGGAATTTAAAGATTTTAAAATTTTATAATATTATCAGATTCTATAAATTATATTATTAAATCATTACCAAGTAACTATTAACCTCATAGTTCCAATTTCGTCTCTCAATCTAATTTTTCAACCATTTAGACAGATTTTTAACATTTTCATAACTTAATTTCTTAATTTTGCATTCGCAAATCCAAAAATCATTTAATGAGAAATATCAATAACATAATATCATTTAGCAACTTTAAGATTAGAAAAGAATTTATCACATATCGTATTGCAATTCTTCTATCGCTCGGACTAAGCATTACTCTATTTCTGTTTTTTTCTCTGAATCTTTATTTTAATGAATTAATTGCACCGCACGACGATTTTGCGCAACCTCCGCATCGCATGACAACCATAACAATGTTGTATAATTGGATATCAACCTTGTTATTGATACTTTGTTTGTTTCTACTTAATTTTCGTTTATTCAAAACTAAAATATCTCCACCAAAGAGAAATCTAATTATAGTCGTAGGAAGTTTGCTAATTATCCTAATTCTTCGCATAGCAACAACATGGATTTTAACCGAAATAGATTCGCCTTTACTTGACTCCCCTATTTTTCCTATAAAATGGAGAGGGATTTTCAGAGATCTTTTTTTAATGGTGATTATCATTTTTATTTCACAAATTTTACTTCTTTCTCAAAAAAGACGATATGCCGAACTGAATTATGAAGCAATGAAAGCCGAAAATGCTAATTCAAGGTTTGAAGCGCTTAAAAATCAATTGGATCCGCATTTTTTATTTAACACTTTCAATACTTTGGATTCACTGATACAAGAAGATCCCGAAGGTGCCCGAAATTATTTGCAGCAATTATCGGCAGTATTTAGATATGTTATGCCTAACAAGGAACTTACAACCCTCGGAGATGAACTGGAATTTACACGCAATTACAACGATCTTATGCAATTACGATATGAAGATTGTTTGATTTTTGAATTTGACATAGATGAAAATTTCTTGCACTATCAAATCGTTCCGTTAAGCATTCAAACACTTGTAGAAAATGCCATAAAGCATAATGTGATATCTGCAGACACACCTTTTACGATAAAGATTTCTGTAGGACCGGAACCTATTGTAACTGTAATAAATCAAATCAGACCTAAAAAAACATCACAAAGCGGAAGCGGAATAGGATTATCAAATCTTTCCGAGCGTTTTAAACTAAAACTTCAAAAGGAAATAATAATAACAAATGTAAACGGTGTATTTAAAGTAACGCTTCCTCTATTAACACCGGAAAGCAACAAACAAAACAGCAAATTGTAATTATGAAAGCTATAATAATTGAAGATGAAAAAAGAGCAATCGACAATCTGAAACGACTGCTCGGAAAGCTCGATCCTGAAATAGAGGTTATTGCGGAAATAGCTACAATAGACAATAGTATAAAATGGTTTAATAATAACCCAATGCCGGATATTGTATTTCTTGATATACATTTAGCCGATGGTTCATCTTTTGAGATTTTCAAAGAAATTGATATTGAATCTCCTATTATATTTACAACCGCTTATGACGAATATGCGTTAAAAGCTTTTGAGGTAAACAGTATTGATTACCTTTTAAAACCGATAAATAAGGAAAAACTTCAAAGGGCCTTATCTAAAATAAAAATGTTTACTCACACCAAAGATGTTATTTCATTAAACAATTCTAATTTGATAAAAGCTTTGACACAGACTCTTCGTAATGAACCTAATTACAAAACTTCTATTCTTGTAATTCATAAAGATAAATTGATTCCTGTTCATGTTGAAAACATCGCATATATCTATACGGAACATAAAATTGTAAAAGTTGTAACTCTTAATAATACCGATTATGTTATTGATCAATCTTTGGAAAAACTTTCTCAACAATTAGATCCCGGCAATTTCTTCCGAGTAAACAGACAGTATTTTGTTTCGCGCAATGCGATAAAAGACGCATCTATATGGTTTTCCGGACAATTATCATTAAACCTGAAAATTCAAACGCAAGAAAGAATAGTAGTAAGTCGCTCCAATGTGAAAAGTTTTAAAATATGGCTGACAACCTAAAAAATATCACAGACATTTCCGATATTCTATAGGTGATTTCCCAGTATTTTTCTTAAAAAACTTACTAAACGATGCCTGGTCGGAAAAGTTTAGTTTATCTGCAATTTGTTGGATAGTAATCTTTTTGTTCCGAAGTAATATTTTTGCATCCATCAAAATAACATCGCTAATCACTTTTATAGATGTCTTTCCAATAACTTGTTTGACAACTCTTGACAGATAAATGGGAGTAATATTTAATTTTTTTGCATAAAAAGCAACTTCATGCTCCTGTGTACTGTGTTTAAAAAGTAAATCGAAGAAATGAACAACTATTAACTCGTAAGCATTCTGCGGTTTATAAACTTCTGTTTCAAACTTTTGTATCAATAAATTCCATATTTCAAACATCAAATTAGCAAAATCATTTTTTATAATTTTTGCCCGATAAAAATATTCTTCCCGTAAAATATCCTTCTTCAATTTTTCTACATTCTCAACGATTCTGCTAAAATCCATATCTTGTAGTCCAATAATCGGATTAGGTTTTCCCGCATTTAGCACATCCAAAGGCGGCTTTTCATCATCCGTAGAATTTTTGAAAAAATCATGTTCCACAACAATATGAAATCCCCGAAAATCTTCCGATGAAAAAACATTATTAATGATGTGTTTTTCAATCAGTGTAAACATCATATTTTTCTTTATCGTATATGGCTTATAATCAATTGTAATATGAAGTTCTCCTGCAGTAACCAAGAAAATAGTAAACGCGTTCAATCGTATCGGTATAGCTAAATGATCCTCTTCCTCAGCCGGTAAATGATTGAGATCTATAAGAATAATTTTATTCTCGTAATTGATTACTCTATCGAATTGTATATCATCAATAAAATCAGTTAATTCTTTTAACTGTGAACTTGTTTCCATATTTGATTCTGAGTATTTTTCCTGCAAAGGTAGTAAAAGAATAATGACAAAGTAAAAAAATGACAAATATCACGTGATTTTCGTCGAAAGAATTTGAGTGTTCGTAGAAAAAGTAAAAAATGGACAAATATTGGTTAAATTAAGACATCTAGAGTTGCTAGCATTTGTAAGACTTTTGCATTCAAAAATAAACAGTTGATAACTTAAAAAAATAATTATAAAATGAGAAAAAAAATAATCATTCATTCGGTATGGATAATATTATTAGGAGCATGTTTAACTTCGTGCGGCAGTAAAGCTACAATGCAACCGGCACAGGCAGAATACAAATTAATGGAAATCAGTTTAAGCGATAAAAAGCTGACAACAAGTTACTCCGCATCCATCAAAGGCAGGCAAGACATAGAAATCCGTCCGCAGGTTTCCGGTCTTATTACGGATATATTGGTAACGGAAGGTGAGATTGTTAGTAAAGGACAGACATTGTTTATTATCGACCAAGTAGCATACAAAGCATCTTTGGAAACGGCAAGAGCCAATGTAGAAGCAGCCAAGGCTACTGTAGAAACCGAACAACTGACTGTTTCCAGTAAAGAAGAATTATACGCACAGGATGTGATTTCTCTTCACGATTTGCAGACTTCCCGAAATTCTCTCAAGACAGCCGAAGCACAACTCGCACAGGCGAAAGCACAGGAAATAAGTGCAAATAACGATCTGTCTTATACCGTAATAAAAAGTCCGGCGGACGGTATTGTCGGCACATTACCTTACCGCGTGGGAGCCTTAGTAAATTCTTCTATTACAACTCCGCTCACAACAGTTTCCGACAATTCTGAAATGCACGTCTATTTCTCCATGACGGAAAATAATGTTCTTTCGCTTACGCGTCAATACGGTTCGTTGGCAAAAGCGGTTGCATCTATGCCGGAAGTAGAACTCAAACTCAGCGACGGAAGCATATATGAAACTAAAGGTCGTATAGAAACCATCAGCGGCGTTATCGACAAAACAACCGGAGCAATCAGCGTAAAGTCGTCTTTCCCCAATGAAAACGGTATTTTGTTGAGTGGCGGCGCCGGCAGTGTGATTTATCCTTACGAAATGAAAGATGTTATCGTAATCCCACAAGCTGCCACCTACGAATTGCAGGATAAAATATTTGTTTATAAAGTTATTGACAGCATTGCCGAATCAACAGAAATCAAGACTTTCCAGATAAACGACGGAACAACTTACATTGTGGAATCCGGTCTTTCAGTAGGAGATATTATTGTTGCCGAAGGAGCGGGACTTCTGCGAAACGGCGCTACCGTTTCGCAAATTAAGAATTAAGAGTTAAGAATTAAAAATGAAAGGCTGAGTGATGTATAACATTGATAATAAACATATTTCATTAATTTATTATATAATTTATTATAGATTTATGGTAATATCTAAATTTAATGAGATAAATAAATCATTCTTAACTATTTCGTTTTGAAGTTTTAACGATGGAAGCGAGTATGCAAATAATTTCTTCAATATCAACAAAAAGAGAATCGTACATGGATTTTGTAATAAATTTAGTATCATGTAAAAGGTTAATCCAATATTTTGTTTCGTTGGCTTCTTTCAGTGTAACATACATTTCATTGATAAAATCAGCCTTACTTTGTGCAAAGCGACCTTCACTAACAAGTGCACCAATTGCAGTTCCGCTTCGTAACAATTGCTTTGACAAAACATATTCCTGTTTTTTCTTGCT
Coding sequences:
- a CDS encoding histidine kinase, which gives rise to MRNINNIISFSNFKIRKEFITYRIAILLSLGLSITLFLFFSLNLYFNELIAPHDDFAQPPHRMTTITMLYNWISTLLLILCLFLLNFRLFKTKISPPKRNLIIVVGSLLIILILRIATTWILTEIDSPLLDSPIFPIKWRGIFRDLFLMVIIIFISQILLLSQKRRYAELNYEAMKAENANSRFEALKNQLDPHFLFNTFNTLDSLIQEDPEGARNYLQQLSAVFRYVMPNKELTTLGDELEFTRNYNDLMQLRYEDCLIFEFDIDENFLHYQIVPLSIQTLVENAIKHNVISADTPFTIKISVGPEPIVTVINQIRPKKTSQSGSGIGLSNLSERFKLKLQKEIIITNVNGVFKVTLPLLTPESNKQNSKL
- a CDS encoding AraC family transcriptional regulator encodes the protein MTNIKSNRILIADLENVDNNYGIKNFILPDNNNLISQKILFNDPFMFSGIVLGLCLRGSAKLRINFREYDLKPNTIIAIMPNQVITIIDKSDDFFIEKLFVSVDFIAGLPLPRDFYTMMNFGHLPCMEVPKDAMEDLIEYYALIVKQHNQFEQPYRVEIVKGILYTMLLEMIGLYNMRVGALPSPSSRAEEITTDFFKLLRVNYKQDRTVAFYADKLCITPKYLSSIIKEVTGKTVLFWIHQAIIIEVKMLLKSTDLTVLQISDELNFPNQSFFGKFFKEHVGMTPLEFRRK
- a CDS encoding efflux RND transporter periplasmic adaptor subunit, with protein sequence MRKKIIIHSVWIILLGACLTSCGSKATMQPAQAEYKLMEISLSDKKLTTSYSASIKGRQDIEIRPQVSGLITDILVTEGEIVSKGQTLFIIDQVAYKASLETARANVEAAKATVETEQLTVSSKEELYAQDVISLHDLQTSRNSLKTAEAQLAQAKAQEISANNDLSYTVIKSPADGIVGTLPYRVGALVNSSITTPLTTVSDNSEMHVYFSMTENNVLSLTRQYGSLAKAVASMPEVELKLSDGSIYETKGRIETISGVIDKTTGAISVKSSFPNENGILLSGGAGSVIYPYEMKDVIVIPQAATYELQDKIFVYKVIDSIAESTEIKTFQINDGTTYIVESGLSVGDIIVAEGAGLLRNGATVSQIKN
- a CDS encoding DUF169 domain-containing protein → MNQKQFVEYYRKGFGDKAELPLAFWYSDKAIAEPIEHKGCYIGAMQAARYGEILSSKAENISCPGGRLWSGFVPQRPNLPHFISVIERYKKDEELAAEFLNSFPREEQAGKCINFARIDKIDSFDNLEGIIFFATPDILSGLVSWCMFDTNDANAVSAPFGSGCSSIITQVLQENRNGGKQTFIGMFDPSARLSVEENILTYSIPIERFKEMCGTMTETFLIMETKDWKKVKERINHE
- a CDS encoding LytTR family DNA-binding domain-containing protein; the protein is MKAIIIEDEKRAIDNLKRLLGKLDPEIEVIAEIATIDNSIKWFNNNPMPDIVFLDIHLADGSSFEIFKEIDIESPIIFTTAYDEYALKAFEVNSIDYLLKPINKEKLQRALSKIKMFTHTKDVISLNNSNLIKALTQTLRNEPNYKTSILVIHKDKLIPVHVENIAYIYTEHKIVKVVTLNNTDYVIDQSLEKLSQQLDPGNFFRVNRQYFVSRNAIKDASIWFSGQLSLNLKIQTQERIVVSRSNVKSFKIWLTT
- a CDS encoding helix-turn-helix domain-containing protein; translated protein: METSSQLKELTDFIDDIQFDRVINYENKIILIDLNHLPAEEEDHLAIPIRLNAFTIFLVTAGELHITIDYKPYTIKKNMMFTLIEKHIINNVFSSEDFRGFHIVVEHDFFKNSTDDEKPPLDVLNAGKPNPIIGLQDMDFSRIVENVEKLKKDILREEYFYRAKIIKNDFANLMFEIWNLLIQKFETEVYKPQNAYELIVVHFFDLLFKHSTQEHEVAFYAKKLNITPIYLSRVVKQVIGKTSIKVISDVILMDAKILLRNKKITIQQIADKLNFSDQASFSKFFKKNTGKSPIEYRKCL
- a CDS encoding DUF2141 domain-containing protein, with the translated sequence MKKITLTLVITLFALSSLAQKNIDINITGIDEIKGQIVVLVFDNPDNFPKDQKLAKFFNFPVTSKEMTVCVKDLQVQNYAIFIYHDKDNNGKCNQNFIGMPTEKIGFSNNIRPKLKAPKFNEAKVDTETNEISVELYKM
- a CDS encoding four helix bundle protein; this translates as MEKDSIISDKSYKFAIRIVNAYTFLSKKKQEYVLSKQLLRSGTAIGALVSEGRFAQSKADFINEMYVTLKEANETKYWINLLHDTKFITKSMYDSLFVDIEEIICILASIVKTSKRNS
- a CDS encoding MarR family transcriptional regulator, which produces MNDLDKIVNHRLATVSLLSRRLVFRIIAESGVDITPEQWTLLYYLWKENGQSIGELSKATQKDFANVTRIVEKLIEHGYVKKERDVNDNRSFRIFILPKANEIKNDIKKVQEKMQDISLNGINDDEQIFIMQILDKMEKNILKQLTSDNK